The genomic region tcttctcgccctccgttagggatgaagcttactattaaaatccttgttaaaaacgcttgagccactttgggtggcagatttttaaaaaaaaatttgttaagaagtctttgcgctcatgaaatgttcctcttaaggttagacttggcaaaaacgcgaGCTGATAAATCAGTCTTCTGATGTACACTCAGTGTTTACCCGATTGTAGGAAAGGAACTAGttaggtttctactctcaatatttcatggctaatcgcaacaccttcgtaaacgtcatctctaggattcattatgttgaggtacaagaaatcattgttGGATATTCTCTTAACTTGGAGTAAATCATTCTTTATGACcaggagttcacgtatcttctcatccgcgcatccctttAAGTATAAGGATGAATTCAGAACGAACTGTTCGGAGAATTCACTCTCGTTcaaggaccacacctttcgtgcgatttttctttcaaaaatgtaacATAAGATaccttaagaatctatgaatcttgttatcctcttggaagggactgcttaaaacgtctgtaacacggatatggttactccacacattccttccttcgccggttgcaactatatgttgttctagttaatgttaaccctaacctcaacatgtaactgaaaggaaaaagttacattatggaactgttcaccTGTAGTATAGTAAACTAAGGTGATatacttcattgttcgttcagaccgtcctgaagacactatagataattatggcttgcattgcaaataagtccgattagtcactttcagctaaaatttcaattcatttagtcaaatgaaacgttcataaatatcgggttctttatgcctgtggtctccttccgaaattaagggattagtaaaatccgtggctaacactatccagacatcaaatcgcatggttgtgaatcaccatgttttccattctacctgttagctttgtattgcgacataagcgctcaatgttttagatgagcttagtaacattcatgatgcattttacgcatccagcttactgaagatgcctgtaaggataAAAACTTCATCTTTCCTTCTGTGGAtacatatattcggatgacatacttATGTtagccagaaacgaaatcaattttttgatctcttaggacaagagacctAATTAATGGCAtagacctattcttacttttatacgcccaagtacctttcaaggtaaatagctcactttgagcccacgaatctttcggaactttgatacgctacttcttatttaaatacggtactattttttagtcactcctcaaatttcgggacgaaattttcattaacaggtgggtaatgtaacgacccggctttttcgacttgcttttatgccttgtatttttgcgaaactgcgtatttgtgcgtactgtgttactttattactccggaaccttggcacacgtgttttatattcatatatactttaaaacgtgccttggtgtatgtagaatgcttaacttgtccaccggatgctttataaccgttggtgttacttgccgttacgaataaatcgcggactgcgcgcacgtttgacttttgtcgaaaccggaatatttggacagtgaaatattaattattattttataataataattacttgggcctttggatgcttaattttatttatttaattgctaaagcccaatagttagtcttgttggactttctaccttgttgggctcaagcccaccctactctagctagtgacccaattaattagcccaagtattattactagtgacccataataataaataaatagataaattaattaattaatgagtcatactatcataatggataaggattatccatattgtcacttaggattctagcataaggacacactttagacaaccactaaccaaaaagcaaagtgGTGTCCCCCTCCCCCTCCCTCAAAAATTTCGGCCATATGGTCTTCCATGTCACCAATCCAAGtcaaattatgcctataaatactagcctaatcTCATTTATTTAACACTTACTCTCATTTgaatttttcacacacttgttctttcttgctctccttacttgtaagttttctttttcttcctctttttctttaatattttcgtgtatcatcatcattcatctatggggatcaagttccttgtagctttgatcttacttatatcttattgattcaagcatgaatctttcaagaacatgaaagattcaagctttctagcttgaatcttcatatcttttgtagatctacttcttttatactttaatctttctattttgtgataaagattcacacttttgtttgtaatcttcatgcatcttcaagatctaagctttatgcttcaagatcttcaagaacaaacaagatgaaagctttctagcttaaatcttcatatctttttattagatctaagttctttttaatttgatcttgttatttggttaaaaagattcaaacttgtgtttgttatcttcatatatcttaaagatccaagctttatgcttcaagatcttcaagaacatcaaaggttcaagctttctagctttgcaaccttgtaacttgtgtgaataggatccaagctctctagcttagggttccatcacctcatttgacttagattgtgttcatacttgtttgattaatgtaaagtttgtagctttagttgctaTTGTGAATtggaattgtgttaagactaaggatatgatgtaaccttggttcatcatccatctaagactcatgaatgagttgtgttcttacttggtcttaacatattgtgtattgatggttaatcttggtcaaaagtgatgctaaaccatcaacgagttgtacacttgaagctacaagcatcaaggatgagaaccgtgatgagcatcaagcaccaagaaccccaccggagcacttgtccactgattttcgtatctgatcagaccacctgggctactggaaaggttattttcagttagttcggttcgagtagatgattttccatttaggcctcgtcttaatccgagttacggtttaggatttatggccctccaatagtcactacaccctattaacgttgtgctgaaatttctgacctactcgcacttaaaccgtcgccacggtcaaacgaagacgagttaggttctggaaattggtcattggttaggggactcatatacggagccatagccactgactatgcatcttttcgatttacgtagaggtcgtagcagctgaccgaagtcagcctattgtttcgatctctattcttgtcgaacttacttagcttttatgttaatgaacgatgatgatgatgacacttaaacttattttatgcactattagaatttataaagacaacctactgacctagtaacctttgatttaggttgacgacctttcggaccgacttactacttgcgtactttcattaccgattttaccgcttttatcactgtgagttatagcatccctttttaccacttttactatttttgggactgagaatacatgcgctttttacattttacatgttaggcacgagtacttaaactttatatgtgtgtgagttatacaatggcataaatattctctttagcacggtaacgtttagtcattggtttttgaaccggtgaacgcgaatcttagatatggatccatagggtttgacatccccactcgggctagtcgcgctagcatttaacgagtgtttaatacttcgtgaacatacgcactctccaagtgtactatcagggggttataaacgttaagtctagttaccgggtgcccacggttatacatatactttatcatactgatttgaattactgatttgaaacgcttgtttgaagcactgaaatctagtggcctaccttacgttactgttacaacttaaactatagctcaccaacattcgtattgactttttaagcatgtatttctcaggtgcttagacaatgttgcttccgctgttaaacttgcagtcttggtgttagacttgctgttataaacttgttgttacagacttgctgtgttagacttccgctgcattacttagagatgtctcaagcatggaactttactttgcattcgcaacttatgttattttcaaaacaatagctttgtaatgacctttgtattatgtactcatgttaatgttttctggtcatcttttgtaaaaacgttatcttttatgaatgcaaactagttttcaaacagcgtatagtgtttgaccgtgtaaagatcctgttgatgacgaattgtacacgatggttttgtacggggcgtcacaacagtGGTTCTCGTTAGTATAGAAAATAGAAAGAATCGATTAGTAATAGAAAAGTTTATGAATGATAGTTTGGTAATGTGAATGTGTATATAAAAGTGGTGTGATTCATGCATGTAGGTGTCGAGTAACAGAAAGGAACAATTGAGTAATACATATATTGAAAAGAaaggaatataatataataaatatattatattaaataactagAAGGAAATTAAAACGTGTGAGAGCATTTACAGGCCACTattttctgccgacagttttctacGGATTTattaaatcgtactccgttgtaaatcagtggAGGATATGGGTCTTCAGAAAAAATTCCatttttttaattaactatatttatttattttggtcattatggtataaaattcgatcttaaatttgttaaataaaaattacatcaactctccctctcatttctgggtaaaatataaaaagtgttaaaacttaacaaatagttcctaaatacatttttaataaacctaaaatttatagaactcattttcgtatcaccgtttattttaaaattacataagttcgaactTAAGTTGCTCAATATTAATCGAAACATTAAGCGAGTATTACaataattttatatttaatatacattaaatatacatatagattcattttcataacaatttaattatatcgtatttaatttttatatttttagttctAACGATTAAATGGTATATCAATATTTACAGTTATTATGGGgtcagggaagggttggaaacagccagggagtattcctgatgggctgcgtacactagagtatggggtcggattactcgccctttccgggtaacccgaacagggaaaaccttacaactttatatttatatgcatatatatatatatatatatatatatatatatatatatatatatatatatatatatatatatatatatatatatatatacacattcatttcaattaattgttcgtgaatcgttggaagcggtcgaagggtaattgcatatatgtaaacagttcaaaattttgagactcaacctaacatacttttcttatcttgtcgaaatcatacaaagattaagtttaaatttggtcaaaaatttctgggtcgtcacatgagAGGGTTTCGTGGGATAACAGCAGGTGGTATGCAAATTGGAAATGGGTTCGTGATCACTTCGGTCGTGCAAGCGGTGAACTACAAAATCTTGTTTCTCTACTAAACTCATACGAAAAGCAGAATATTGAAAAGGATGCATGACAATGGAGATTGGCTTCAAACGGTATTTTCACTACTAAAAAACTTTCGAGAATTATTGATGATCATACGATTACTGATGGTAGGCTAAGACAAGAAACAATTCGAAATCTTTTGAAAGTGGAAATCTTCATGTGGATGGTATTAAACAAACGGATCCCGGTACGTACCGAACTCGATAAACGAGGTATTGACCTTGACTCCGTTAGATGCCCTTTATGTGATGAGGACCTTGAATCGATTGAACACTCTATGATATTTTGTCGTTGGTCGATGGAAGTTTGGGAAAGAGTTTACAAGTGGTGGAACTTGGGCACGGTTTCAAATTTGAGTGTGAATGAGGCTTTTCGGGGCAAATGTAATCGGCCACTAACTCCAATGGGTTCGACGATTTGACAAGCGTTGGAGTGGACATGTGCATATCTTATTTGGAGGAACCGGAATTGCAAGGTATTTTCAAACAAGACTTGGAATGGTGCAACGACTCTTATGGAAATCCAATTAAAATCGTTCGAGTGGATCGCGCCGAGGTATAAAAAGGTTAAGATAGATTGGCTAGCTTGGTTATCTAACCCAATTATGTATTGTACTTAGTGAATGTACCAAGTTTTTTTCTCAGCAACCTTTCTTTCTGTCTCCATAGCATCCAGGTTCTTCTTTGTAACTGGGCTATGATCGTTTGTATTGGGCTTGGCTAATTGCCTGGCCTGCTTCGTGTTTCTTTTTCTAATAAAATTCgcctttcgaaattttttttttagatcAGATACTTAAATTACTTATTTACCCTTTCCACCTTATCATTTTTTCTCTCTAGTAAACGAAAATAattaattaaacacataacaaatacCCCGCCAAAATCATCAACAAAATTCCCCTTTTATTCTGATTCAATTTCTCTCCATACACAGAATCAAATTCCCCATCCATTACCAAAAATGGAAAACTCACCGGAGAATTGCAACGTTAAGGTAGCGTTGCATATCCGGCCTCTTCTCCGGCACGAGCGGCAAAACGGCGGCGAAGAATGTTTGGACGTCGTCCCCGGAACAGCTCAGGTACATACATGAAATCGTAATTACGGATCTCCATTGTTTTATATATTGCACGTCATCATAATTTAAGGTCAATTGGCTGATAGTTTAATCGCGTAAAATTGTTGAGTAAATTGTTATGTAATTAGATAGATTTGTGTGTAATTTATAAGATGTATTGAATGAAAATGTCATTAGTGTTAGGTTTAAATTGAATCGTTTCATTAGATGCATGAAAACACattataatagtttttatataaaCCTGTGTAGCTATGTTGGTTAATTGTACTTTTTTCCTTATTTTCAAAGATGCTGATATTATAGATTCTAGGTGACCTTGTTCTACTGGAGTATATCATAACAAATTGACCTCATTAAATATAAATTGACGTTAATTAATAAACCTGTCATTGAAGGTTTTGAAGCATTATTTGTCAAATGCAGGTGTTAATGGGTTCACATTCGTTTATATTTGATCATGTTTATGGAGGAGGAGGGTCTCCATCAAATAGTATGTTCGAAGAGTGTGCCCTTCCTCTCTTAGATGCTTTGTTTCAAGGGTACAACGGTACAGTTATCGCATACGGTCAGGTAATTTAATTGTATGAAATTCATGGTAGAACTTGGATAAATGTTATCGTTTTTATGTGGTAGAAGTTCATGTAATAATTGTTTGCAGACAGGCTCAGGCAAGACATACACAATGGGTACTAATCCAAAAGAAAGTTCACACAGAGGACTTATTTTTCAAGTTATGAACACAATATTTACCAAGATCGAGACTCTAAAAGATCAAACTGAATTCCAATTGCATGTATCGTTCATCGAGGTTACTATCTCTATTCTTTTTAATGGCCACAAGTTAATGATATATGCGTGATGATTTTTAATTATACTAAAGTGGTGCTGTATACCTTTAAATTATAGTTTTTAGATGTATCTTGTTCCAAATGTTCATGTTTAAAGTTGGTTTTAACTAGATGATTTAAAATTTTAAGATTCTAAAAGAAGAAGTGAGGGACTTGCTGGATTCAGGGGTTATTGACAGACGAGATACAAGCGATGAGAATTCAGTTTCTGGAAAACAACAATTACAAATTCGAAAAGCACCAGATGGAGCTTTAAACTTGAGTGGATCAACTGAAGTTAGTGTAAGCACACAGAAAGAAATGACAGCTTGCTTAGAGCAAGGATGTTCGAATCGGTCTGTAGCGTCAACAGATATGAACAATCAATCAAGGTGATCACGTTCTTAACAATATTAGTGGATATTATATACAACTGCTATATTTATTGTCTTTTGTGAGATTCATGCTAGAATTTTGCAGAAATGGGATTGATATAATGTTTCTCATGCATGTAACAGTCGGTCCCACGCAATCTTCACCATAATTTTAGAGCAGAAGGATAAAGATAAAGGTGAAGCTAAATCAAGTGATATTATGGGTGAGGAGTATCGTTGTGCAAAATTACATTTGGTAGACCTTGCTGGATCAGAGAGGGCTAAAAGAGCAGGTTCAGAAGGAGTTCGTTTGAAAGAAGGTTAGCGCTAGGTGACTGATAATGTAccgttaatttttttatttttatttttatgatcaCTCTGGAGATTAATCCATCTCATTGATGACTATAACAGGTATTCAGATCAACAAGGGGCTTCTTGCATTGGGTAATGTCATCAGTGCATTAGGAGATGATAAAAAACGGAAAGAGGGACTGCATATTCCATATCGAGATAGTAAACTTACTCGGTTGTTGCAGGTTCGTGTGACATTTAATTCCTAATATTATCAGTTGTCCGAAGGCGTTCGCTTTATATATAATCTTGACATGCTACTTTTTTCTATCTCCTTCGTATCTTTTTAGGATATGGTGCTCATATTAGTTTTTCATGTCTACCCACTAATATAATATTAGGATATAAAACTTTCTGATGTGTGTAAATAAGTAATTAAAATCTACTGATCTGCATCAGATCACTTTTTACGAGCTATTCAAGCTAAATCGTATATATATTTTCCTGTACTAAGTTATGACGTGACTTCTTTATGCATTCAACAGGCTTCACTTGGTGGGAATTGCAAAACTGTTATGATAGGTATGTTTTTCCTAACTACTATGTTTTCATCCCATTTCCTATTCTAAAGTTTATAGTAACTAACTGCTTTTTAAAACTCTTCTACAATGATATCTAAGTTATTAGTGGTCATATTACAGTTTACTTTAGTTTCAAAGGCATTATTTACTGTAAATTGCTTCTTAAATAATTTCTTATCTAGTTTGATGAGTGCTGTGTACTTTTTAGCTTGTGTCAGCCCTGCTGATTATAATGCTGAGGAAACTCTTAATACTCTTAAGTATGCCAATCGTGCTCGCAACATTCAAAATAAAGCTTctgtgagtttttttttttttttttattatttccttTCTTTTTATCTTTTTTCCAATTATGATTTGGCCATGCAAAATATTATTTGTACTCCCAAGTTAATGGAAAATGCTTCCCATATTACGCAGGTTCAAAAAGAAGTCTTTCCTGCTGACACGCACAAGTTGAGGCAGCAGTTAAGATTGTTGCAGGCAGAACTTGCTCACAGAAAGGAAGCTGAACTTGTAGAACTACAGGTATTATGTATGTTTTTCTTTATATTCCGTGGTTAGTTGGTTACCACTTGTCGTAAAATTGAATTACGGAGTACATACTAATTGAAGTTAGAAACAATCATGATATGCATATTGTCTTGTGCTTTTTACTTGTAGGATCTGAAGAGGAAAATTGATTGGCTAGAGACTACCAACTCGGACCTTCATGAAAAGATTAATGATTATCGCAACAAATGTACTCTTGCAGAGGCTACCAACTCAGAACTTCTTTTAAAGATTCACGACTATCACAGTAAACGTGCTTCTCTAAATACTAGTGAAATAGATTCCCAGGTATGTTTGTTTATACTTTTTAATGAATAGTGCACACCGCAGACATTGTTACAAACTTTTACTCTATCTCAGGAAGATAACGAAGACTCACAATGCACGACTGCCCCAGAATCAATCATGGAAACTGTTGCATGTAAGTTGCTAATAACACCATATAAAGATAAGAATATGTTCACAAAACATCTACGTGCTTTAGTTTGAGACTCAATTTACATGTATCGTTTTTCACTTGTTCCCTTATTACCTCATCTATATGTCCTTATCCTGTGTTACCCATGTACTAATCTTATCTTTTTTATCTGGATGTTAAGCTGGTGATATTTCACATGATACACTAAAGGAACCCGATAAAACAACTAGATCTTCTGAAGTAGAGTCACTTAAGCAACGATTTGGGGAGAAATTTATAGCGCTCGAGGAAGACAAAAGACTATTGCAGGTTGATTAATGGTTATCTTCTTGTGGATCATATATTCACATGTGATTTCTTGTTTCTAATTTTAGACGATAATAAGTTGTACTGTGAATACAGCTAGAAAGAGATGGTCTGCGAGATGAAATTACACATCTTGAAGCTTTTGGTCAGCCAACGGCAAAAGAGCAAGCTATGAATGAAGAGAAAGCTGAAGCAATTGAGGCAGGTGATTGTGATCCACATTATAATGCTTACTTCAATCGTTATTTAAACAGCGGCTAAATTAAATTAGAAAAACGATACAAAGATTTCAGATTTGGAGAGAAAACACGAGCACGAGATTGAAGTTTTAAAGCAAAAACATCATGATGCAATGAAACGACTACAAGATGAAGTACGATTTATCAAGACCCAAAAGGTTATTCTTGAACAACTCTTACTTTCATTCTTACGAAAAATCCAAAATGTGCTTTAGAGTTTATGTTTTTATGATAGGTACAACTACAGCAGAAGGTGAAACAAGAGGAAGAACAATTCCGGCAATGGAAGACCAATCACGAGAAGCAAACGATGCAGGTAATATCCTTCATCTAATTGCGCTATATCCAGGGTTACAAAACTTGGAATTACTCGGCGAGTACTCGATTTTAGAAACTCGGCGAGTACTCGGTCAAAGTCGGTAAAAACTCGGAATTACTTAGAATCACTCGGAAAATTGGTCAAAACTtgggattactcggaaaatcggtCAACAGAGGTCAAAACTCGGTGAAAaccggtcaaagtcaaacttggtcaatgagtACTTCTGAGAATTCCCCAAGCTGCCGAGTACTCGCTAAAAAGTAACGACCGAGTACTCCCGAGTAGCGATTTTTACAACCCTTGCTATTTCACCACAGTTTCGTACTATAAAATGATTTGGTAGGTGTTAGTTGATTTGAGTTCATAAGTAGACAATATGCTGGCATCGTGACCTATCAAGAAAATGCAAACTAACTCTTTGttatatctttatatagataaaGAAGGAGAGCAGGAAGAGTGAATTTGAATTGAATAAATTAATGGCTCTGTATCAACGCCAAACACAGGTATCGACATTCATTAGTTACAAAATAGCTTTTGTCGCTTTGAGTATCGAAGACTCAACCCTGAGGGTGTGTTTGTTTGCCATGATTAAGCactaaatgcttgaatgctgaatCATTCAGCATTCAACGCGTTTGTTTGTGACTAATGAATGACAAATGATGCTGAATGACATAAAAATGTGTTTTGAACCTTTCAAAGTTTAAATATACTCTCTTAACCATTCACACAGTCACACCTCTGTTTACTTTAATACTGAGTATCCTCTTTAAATCATAGCAAAAACGCTAATCAAATACTATTCTTTAATTCAATTATGTAATGttaatacattaattttacatCATTTATAATGTTCGTTCAACATGATTATTAAACATGTTGTTATTGTCATTTATAACTAAATTCAACAGAACCTTTGATTCATTGTACCATTCAGTGCgtaatcatttagttttattaaatgcACCACAAAGGATTGTTACTTTGTCCAAGATACTTTAATCTTGTAACAAAATATCTTTATCAATATCATGCAAGATTACGTATTGGTTGGTTAACATTTTAGAACCAGTTAACCACATTCATTCAATGCAGGTACTTCAAAGGAAAACAGAAGAAGCTGCAAGAGCTACCAAAAAGCTAAAAGAGTTAATGGAAGCACGCAAAATTACCGCGCGTCGTGAAACTGTCGGTAATATTCGCTCCTATTGAACTTCTATTTACAGCCTTGTCCATCTTGTCTTAACTTCATTCTCTCTTTTCATTCCAGCTCAACCCAGAGGACAAAATCGAACCGGGCAGGTAATGGTTAACATTCTTTTTCTGCTAATGTATAAAAATTCtgttaatttaaatttaatatgtaGATCAAAACCTTGAAGAGATGGCTTAATCAAGAAATTGAGAAAGTAATGCAATCGCATAAACTTCGTATCGAGCATGAGAAGCATACTCAGAGGTATTTACATTACCATGCTATTAACTAGGGGTGTGAACGagtcgagccgagctcgagcttgacTAGGCTCGAGCTCGGCTAATTTAAATTTCTAAGAACTATCTCGACTCGCTTCGAGTCTAGTATATTAAGTTCGAGCTAGGACCGGTTAGGCTCGTTAATTATAAGATATATGTTTTTGTTATTATGCTAtttgattattgattattattacaaTATACTTCATTTTTTTGTGTACTTTTTAATCACATATAATAAGATGCCCTATTAATATTATTGTGTTAGGTATTATATATGATAGTAGTTTTTATTATTGTTGTGTAATTCTTTTACGTAAAGTTATTctaaaaataaaattaatttatataaatgaaAAGGTTCGTTTAGGCTCACGAACATGTTCGAGCTCGATATAAGATGCTCGAGATCGAGctctgatcatatacatagcattgtatatgtatattttatttgctaaaggccgAGGGCAGAACTGCGCGGACTATAAGGCAAAGTTATGAAGTGTTCGCTGAAAATAAGATCAGCAGTTATCTTTTCGCACAAGCAaatgactgcggtttaatccgctgagtttccgcggatagttaagtgaCTCGTAGACCGCGGAtacctcgaatactataaatagggagcatggcctctcatttatgggttgttgattctctgccattttgcctaagcctttgtaatttccacttgtgatcttgcccaagggatttttacatcgcgcaaaggtgaattatgctaattaacaatcaagaccgggtcagggtggttgatcacttgatagttaaagtgaaagacgatcatcggggcccaaaataatcatcaaacatcccatcctctattgtaatcttattgcactcaatccgtaattaagtaacatcgctaattaagaattgatcaattggcgccatccgtgggacacgttttacaaattaaactgaaaattttttgtttcgtgCCATCAAACAATTAATTCGTTGGTTTAATTCCAATCGTGTTTTTGTTATGATTATTTgcaggtgcatacatctaaaatcggCGGTGAATTGCTTGATTGCTTAGAATAATGAGTAATATTGGAAATGATAGTGATATA from Rutidosis leptorrhynchoides isolate AG116_Rl617_1_P2 chromosome 9, CSIRO_AGI_Rlap_v1, whole genome shotgun sequence harbors:
- the LOC139868803 gene encoding kinesin-like protein KIN-4A, whose translation is MENSPENCNVKVALHIRPLLRHERQNGGEECLDVVPGTAQVLMGSHSFIFDHVYGGGGSPSNSMFEECALPLLDALFQGYNGTVIAYGQTGSGKTYTMGTNPKESSHRGLIFQVMNTIFTKIETLKDQTEFQLHVSFIEILKEEVRDLLDSGVIDRRDTSDENSVSGKQQLQIRKAPDGALNLSGSTEVSVSTQKEMTACLEQGCSNRSVASTDMNNQSSRSHAIFTIILEQKDKDKGEAKSSDIMGEEYRCAKLHLVDLAGSERAKRAGSEGVRLKEGIQINKGLLALGNVISALGDDKKRKEGLHIPYRDSKLTRLLQASLGGNCKTVMIACVSPADYNAEETLNTLKYANRARNIQNKASVQKEVFPADTHKLRQQLRLLQAELAHRKEAELVELQDLKRKIDWLETTNSDLHEKINDYRNKCTLAEATNSELLLKIHDYHSKRASLNTSEIDSQTLLQTFTLSQEDNEDSQCTTAPESIMETVASGDISHDTLKEPDKTTRSSEVESLKQRFGEKFIALEEDKRLLQLERDGLRDEITHLEAFGQPTAKEQAMNEEKAEAIEAGTTTAEGETRGRTIPAMEDQSREANDAGNILHLIALYPGLQNLELLGEYSILETRRIKKESRKSEFELNKLMALYQRQTQVLQRKTEEAARATKKLKELMEARKITARRETIKTLKRWLNQEIEKVMQSHKLRIEHEKHTQRCIHLKSAVNCLIA